GAACAATCTCGACGCCGTACTCACCTAGCGCCTCGTACATGTCGTCTATCTGCTCGGCAGTGAGGTCGACATTCTGCAGTGCGTCCATTATCTCACGGTATGTGAGAACGCCTCGCTTCCTGCCTTTAGCTACGAGGTCCAGAAGTTCGGGCGCCGTTATTTCCTTGGGCATAGTCTCCTCACCTTCCGAAACAGCCAGGTCCATCTGATGCCACCTGGGCCCGCTAGTAAAGCTGGACATTTCGGCCCAAGCTCTCGCGGAGTGTCTTTAGTTCAACCTGGAGCGCGCGAACTCTGTTTACGTCGCCCCTCGCATCTGCGCTCCTGATTTCGTCATCGACCTGGCCAAGCCGGTGCCTGATGGAAAACCTCCGCCACACCTCGATGGCCGACGCCAGTACCTCTTGCGAGACCTCATCCATGTCCGCCTCCAGCAGGATGGAGGCCACATCATCTCTCAGGTTCTCCGGCGCACGGTCGATAAGCTCTCTAGCTAGGACTGGGAACTCCCCAGTGCCGGCCTCCAGGATCAGTCCGAAGACCGACGCGTGGTTTCGAGCCCTGAACCCCTCCCGGCCAACCACTGACGCTATTTCGTCGAGGTTCCGTCGGGAAAGGGCTGCGAGCCTGAGCAGAGTCCTCTCTGCCTCAACATATGCCTGACTTCCGAATACTGAATCACCCTCAGCATCTGCGAGATGGGCCTCTTCCGGACTCGACTGCCCAGGCTTCCGAGGCCTGAGCCTGGCGACCCGGGCTTTCCTCACCTCTGAGGCCAGGGCTGAAGCCTCAACCGACAGCCTGTCGGAAAGCTCCCGTATATACTCCGATCGCTCCACATCATCTGCGATCCTTGCCAGGATCGGGATGAGTCCACGCGCGGCCGCTACTCTGCCTTCAACCGTCCCGGTCTTGTTCTGGTTCAACACCGACTCGACCTGAAACCTCACGTGGGGAACGGCTGCTTCAAGCACGGCCCGGAGTGCATCAGGGCCCTTCTGCCTGACGAGGCTGTCGGGGTCATGACCTTCTGGCAGGACCGCGACTTGGACTTCGAGCCCAGTGGAGGCCATGGTCTCGATCCCCCGGGCGGTTGCGGCAGAACCCGCCGAATCTGCATCGTAGCACAGCGTCACTCGGTTCGTGAACCGGCTGATCAGCCTGCCCTGCTCCCGGGTAAGGGCCGTCCCAAGGGAGGCGACCACGTTTGTCTCCCCGGCCTGATGTGCGGATACCACATCCATGTACCCCTCGACCACGCACGCGACGCCACGGGAACGGATGGACTCCGCAGCGAGGTTGATGCCGTACAGGCTTAGCCTCTTACTGAATACCGGAGATTCTGGGCTGTTGAGGTAT
This Bacillota bacterium DNA region includes the following protein-coding sequences:
- the dnaG gene encoding DNA primase; its protein translation is MAATYQNELIDRIRESIDIVSLVSEYVRLKKAGNRYVGLCPFHTERTPSFTVSPDRQLYYCFGCHAGGNVFSFVMKLEGLTFSEAVRRLGERAGIDPSRYGESDEERRARERREQLYEANRLAKAYYRQVLQKSRAGERARAYLERRGVSPDSCKAFMLGYAPASWDSLVAALSRRGIEEAVLVESGLALRGSQGRRLYDRFRDRIMFPILDVQGRVVGFGGRALGEGTPKYLNSPESPVFSKRLSLYGINLAAESIRSRGVACVVEGYMDVVSAHQAGETNVVASLGTALTREQGRLISRFTNRVTLCYDADSAGSAATARGIETMASTGLEVQVAVLPEGHDPDSLVRQKGPDALRAVLEAAVPHVRFQVESVLNQNKTGTVEGRVAAARGLIPILARIADDVERSEYIRELSDRLSVEASALASEVRKARVARLRPRKPGQSSPEEAHLADAEGDSVFGSQAYVEAERTLLRLAALSRRNLDEIASVVGREGFRARNHASVFGLILEAGTGEFPVLARELIDRAPENLRDDVASILLEADMDEVSQEVLASAIEVWRRFSIRHRLGQVDDEIRSADARGDVNRVRALQVELKTLRESLGRNVQLY